The following is a genomic window from Desulfitibacter sp. BRH_c19.
CTGTAAGCTTTAGAGCAAAATATTAAACCTAATGAAAAACTTTTTTCAAGGAGGAATTATCATGTAAAGGTAGAAAAGGTTTAATTATTTCAATTTTGCAAGTAAGGAGGATGTTACTATGCTAGTAGAGGAAATAATGACAAAAAAAGTGATTACCATATCTTCCAATACCAATATATATGATGCACTAAAATTAGTTAATAACCACAGAATAAGACACCTGCCCGTTGCTTTAGATGAAAAGATTGTGGGAATAGTGTCTGACAGGGACTTAAGAGATGCAAAACCTTCGACTTTAGAAGGCGAAAACATTAGCTTAATACAATCTATTACAGTAGACCAAATAATGAATACTGAGGTAATAACTGCCCATCCATTAGACTCAGTAGATGAAGCAGCCCGTTTACTTTATCATAATAGAATTGGTTGTTTACCAGTTATTAATGGAGGCAACCTAGTAGGTATTATAACCCATGGAGATTTAATTCGGGCACTTGTTGAATTAATGGGAGTCGAAACACCGGGTTCTCTAATTATTGTGGAGTTTTTAGATAGACCTGGCATATTAGCGGACATAGCTGAAATCATGAAGAAGATGGACATTAATATCAATAACGTCTTTCTTCGAAAAGTAAAAGATAAACCTGGATTTAGTACGCTAACTATGCGTGTAGGAACAATGAATCCAGAAGGAATCATTAAAGAGGTCAGAAAAGTTGGTTTTAAAGTATTGTGGCCATAAGGAGGCACTCTGCTATGCCCGGTTCTGGGAAATATGTATACTCACAGCAATTATGCAAATATAAGTTTACTGATAGGCACCCTTTTGACCCCCTTCGCCTAGAATTAACTACTGATTTGCTTATAAAAATGGGTGTCCTTAGTTCAAGTGATATTCTTTCACCATCGCCTGCCTCCTTTGAAGATTTAGCTCTTGTACACGATCCACCTTACATTGAAATGGTGAAAAATGCATGTCTGGAAAAATCTCCAACTGGCAGAAGCCTGTCATGCGGTCTAGGAACTGATGACAATCCCATATTCAGAAATATGCATTTAGCAGCCAGCCTTGCAGTAGGAGCCACCATTAAGGCGGCTGAAGTAGTTCTTGAAAATCAGGCTACTCATTCCATTAATATTAGTGGTGGCTTACATCACGCCCAGCAGAATCAGGCTTCAGGTTTTTGTATATACAATGATATAGCTGTGGCTATTGCTTGGATGCGAAAAAAATATCAGCTAAAAGTTATGTACATTGATACTGATGCCCATCACGGTGATGGAGTGCAGTGGTTTTTCTATAGTGATCCCAATGTTTTAACAGTATCTATACATGAGTCGGGTAGTTATCTTTTTCCCGGAACTGGTAACATTGATGAGTTAGGTGTTGGATTAGGTAAGGGAAACTGCATAAACCTACCTATGGAACCCTATACCAACGATTCCTCATATCAAGAATGTCTTGAAAATCTTTTGCCTGAAATTACCAAAAAATTTAGACCTGATATAATCATTAGTCAAAATGGATGTGATATTCACCATTTAGACCCATTAAGCCATATTTCAGTAACTAATAAAACCCTTTCCTATATACCGAAACGTGTTCATCAACTAGCCCATGAATATGCTCAAGGAAGATGGGTTGCTGTAGGGGGTGGAGGTTATGATATTTGGAATGTTGTCCCCCGTGCCTGGTCTTTTGTATGGGGGGAAGTGTCAGATCGAGTTCTTCCAAATCTCTTGCCTGATGAATGGTTAAAAAACTGGCAAAAGCTTAGCCCAGTTCCTCTATTGGAAACGCTAAATGACCAACCTTGTTCTTATAAAGCCCACTCTCGCATAAATGAAATTAAAGAAAAAAATATAATCACCTTGACTCGTCTTTTACAAAGCCAAGGAGGTGTCATCATCACAGCAAAAAATAATTCCTTAGAACAATTAAGATTAGAAACACCAGTTGGCTATATTGTTATAGAAGGCCCTGTAACCCCTGATTACTTAAAAGCACTAGATTTAGAACCATGTCTAAAAGCTTTTAGAAGCCATGAAAAACAAAAAAGTGCTCTTATAGAGATATCAGCTTTGCCTGAAGGAAGAGTTTTTATAGCCCGCCATGACAACTTAGTTGTTGGATATGTAACATTTCATAGGCCTGATGATTACCAACGCTGGAGCCACCCTGAATTATCACAAATGCTAGAATTAGGTGGAATTGAAGTTAGCAAATATTGGCGACATTATGGGTTAGCTTCTAAAATTCTTGAGGTTGCTTTTTCAACAAATCACTTTGAAGATAAAGTTGTGATTTCCAATGAGTACTACTGGCATTGGGATTTAGAAGATACAAACCTTAAGATGTGGGAATATAGAAACTTAATGGAAAAGTTATTAACCTCAGTAGATTTTGATACCTGGGTAACAGATGAGCCAGAAATTATCTCTCATCCTGCAAATATGTTCTCTGTTAGAGTAGGAAAAAAGGTTAATGAAGAGACCATAGAACGGTTTAAAAAGCTTTGTATGCTTGGAATTTGACATTTAGGACTCCCCATAAGGAGTCTTTTTTATTTTGCATCCATCATCCATTTACCTCCAAAAACACTCATATTAACTCAAATATCCTACAGTCAACCTCATTTCTCTTTATTTTCTTTTACTAACAACGTAATATAGAATAAAGCAAGATTCTTAGTTCATTTAGATTAGCTGTTTATAATTCGGAAACAAAGAATGGAGGAATATTTTTGGAAGAGTTATTAAGAGAAGAGAGAAGTTTTTCGCCGCCTTCCAATTTTACACAGCAAGCAAATATTAAGAGTAATAGTATATATAAATCTGCATCAGAGGATGTCACGACTTATTGGGGAAAAGAAGCAGATAAACTATACTGGTTTAAGAAGTGGGATAAAGTTCTAGAGTGGGAACCACCCTTTGCAAAGTGGTTTCTGAATGGAAAAATCAATGTAGCTTACAATTGTTTAGATAGACATGCCGAAGGACCTCGCAGAAATAAACCTGCTATCATTTGGGAGGGAGAGCCTGGGGATTCTGTGACTCTAACATATAAGGAATTAACCAGAGAAGTCAAGCGTTTTGCAAATGTATTAAAGAATCAGGGAATTAAAAAGGGAGATAGGATTACTCTATATATGCCAATGATTCCAGAGTTGACTATTGCTATGCTTGCCTGTACCCGTCTCGGTGCGGTCCACAGTATTGTATTTGGTGGTTTTAGCTCACAAGCATTGGCAGAACGTATTAATGATTGCCAATCAAAGCTTGTTATAACCGCTGACGGTGGTTATAGACGAGGTGGGGTTATACCTCTAAAACATAGTGTAAATACAGCCTTAGAAAATACTCCCACTGTTGAGAGTGTTATTGTAGTTGGTCGTATTGGAGACAATGCTCTTGCAGCAATGCAGGATGGTAGAGATTATTGGTGGCACGAACTAATGGAAAATAGTTCTGAAGATTGCCCAGCTGAAGAAATGGATTCAGAAGATATGCTATTTATACTTTACACAAGCGGTACAACTGGCAAACCAAAAGGTATAGTACATACCACAGGTGGCTATTTAACAGGAGTTGCCTCAACACATAAGATGGTTTTTGATTTAAAAGAAGACGATATATATTGGTGTACTGCAGACATTGGCTGGATAACAGGCCATAGCTATATTGTGTATGGTCCTTTAGCCAATGGTGCTACAACGGTAATGTATGAAGGAGCACCAGATTGGCCAGAAAAGGATCGTTTCTGGGATATTATTGAGAAATATAAAATAACTATCTTCTATACCGCACCAACTGCAGTAAGGTCATTTATGAAGTGGGGTTCAAAGTGGCCCGAGAAGAAAAATTTATCAAGTCTAAGACTTTTAGGTACCGTTGGTGAACCTATAAATCCCGAGGCATGGATGTGGTATCACAAGCATATTGGCGGTGAAAAATGCCCTATTGTTGACACTTGGTGGCAAACTGAAACTGGCATGATTCTGATAGCTCCACTACCTGGCATTACTTCAACAAAGCCTGGATCAGCTACTGTACCTTTGCCTGGTATAGACGCCCAAATTGTCGATGCAGCTGGAAATCCAGTACCTAAAGGTACTGGAGGTTTTCTTATACTAAAATCACCATGGCCTGCAATGCTACGAAATATCTATGGGGATACAGATCGATATATCTTCCAGTATTGGAGTAGATTCGAAAATACCTACTTTACGGGAGATGGTGCAAAAATCGATGAAGACGGTTACTTCTGGATAATGGGCAGAATTGATGATGTAATAAATGTGGCTGGGCACCGAATAGGAACCATGGAAGTAGAAAGTGCTTTGGTTGATCACCCAGCTGTTGCTGAGGCAGCGGTAATCGGAAAGAACCATGAGATAAAAGGTCAAGCGGTTGTAGCATTTATCACACTTAGAGAAGGGTTTGAAGATAGTGCCGAGCTTGCAAAGGCAGTTAAGCAGCATGTGGTAGAAAAAATTGGTGCTTTGGCAAGACCGGAGAATATATTCTTTACAGAACTACCAAAAACACGCAGCGGTAAAATCATGAGACGTTTATTGAGAGATATTGCAGAAAATAGGTCCTTAGGAGATACAACTACACTTGCAGATACAAATGTTATTGAACAGCTTAAACTGTTGCAGGCAAATTAACTCAATGACGATTTGCCTTATACTCACAATATCCACCTTATTTTGAAAGATAGTATAAATTAGGGGCCGGTATTAGCCCCCAATTTAAAACTATCTTATTTTTTTACTCTGCTTTATTAATTAATCCATAAATAATATTTTAGCATATCTTGCTAAATCAGGATCCTTAGAAGAATATTTATTAATAAACATTTCAATATTTTCAGTTGAGCTGCGTCTAAATGTAGGGTCGAGCACTTTTAGTGAGAGCTTTATAAATTCTTCATTGGGTGTTAGGTCTTTATTATCTAGCATAGTAATTGCTTCTAATGCAGGCATATCTTTAATTGAATTTTGAAGATCACTATCGACCATAGCATAGTCTCTTTCATATTGGCTTAAGGCTTCTTGCCATACTTCTTCAACATTACTAAGATTGTATTCATTAAGTGCATCTGAAAAATCCCCTGTAATTATCCTTAAAGCTGCTTCTTCACTTAGAAATCTTCTTTCAGAACTTATCAGTTTATTTAAGGCAGGACCATAGTTTCCAAAATGACTCTCTAGCTTCGCAACCTGCTGCTTTTGCCAGTCATTTAGAGCTTGTTCTTTCTCTATTTCTTTAAGGATATCCAGCGCCTTTTCAAAATCTTCCTTGTGGATATAATAAATACCTGTAATACTATCTAAATATCCTACATCTCCAGTTATATCATAGAGCTTATGGTAGTATTCTAATGCTTTATCTAAATCTGAATACTTATATTCCCCTATAGTTTCATTTATTGAAATCCCATATAGTTTTGCAAGCATTGACATGGAATGAATGTCTTCAGTATCTTTTTCTAGTGACTTTTCATAAGCTGCAATTGCTTCACCATACTTTCTTTCAAGCAGTAGCTTATCACCTTCACTTAATTCTTCTTCAGGGAAAGAAAAATCACTATCTTGGCTTTTTAAATAGCCTTGGGATGAACTTAGAACATTTCCATCATGATTATGAGCGGAAACTGACCAGAAGAACCGTCCCCCTGGCATTGCATATCCAAATAGCGACTGGGGCATTGGACCTTCTTCATCATAGCTCATGCCTGTCTGGATGGATTTTAGTTCCTGGATGTTAAACCTAGTACTGTTTGAATAATACTTTTCTCCATATCCTGAACTGCCTGAACCATTTTCAAAATATGTCCCAAGCTCTAATGTATAGTAAGCAGCACCTTCATACGGCTCCCAAGTTAGATCAATATAGTCGCCTTGAATTACCTCACCATCTGCTGGCGCAACTATTTTCATAGTATCAACTAACTCAAAATCCCATCTGTATGTTTGGCCTTCCTCAACATAAATGATAGATTTTGGAAAACGTCCACCCTTTAAAACCACATCACCCACCTGCTCAAGATCTACTACAAAACCTAACCCATATCTGCCAGGTATAATACTTTCAAAAGAAAATTCACCCTTTTCATTGCTTGGCAACCATATTGCATCCATGGAACCCATGGAATATTCATTAGGATTGGGTAAAGGCTGCAAAATCATTTCAACACCAGCTACCGGCTTGCCTGCTATGGTTATACTCCCAATTATTGAACCAGTATTTATTGGGTTTGTAGTGAGCATTGAAATCTTCCGATTTATTTCATCCTCTTTTTCTTCATAATAGATATTAGTCCCTTTATCATACTCATCGCCAGCATATTCTCTTTCAAGCTTTAATATCTCCTCATGACTTTCTAAAACCCGATTGTAGTTAAATAAAGCTTTTTCTTTATTACCTAATACGCCATAGATATCTGCTAGTAGCTCAAACGTATCAGGAGAATTTTGGATGCCATCCATGTTCTCAATTGAATCTTCAATTAAATTAGCAGCTTCATTATGATATCCCTTTGTTTTTAAAGCCCTTGCTACCTCCAAAATTACATCATAGTGCCAGCTTACACGTGTTTGTTTCTCAAAATAGTTATTTATTACTTCAAGGGCTGCAGAAATATTGCCTAGGTTTATATAATTTCTTATTTCTTGAATAGCTAATTCCTTGATAGCTCTTTCCCCCTGCCATGTATCGGGAAAATTGTCAGCTAAAATTTCATAGTATTTTAGAGCTTCCTTGGAGACATTTCCAGAAGACCTGGGAGCACTTCCTATGCCCATAGGTGAAACCATAAGCAAATTGTCACTTTCAGCTATTTGAGCTGCCCTTTCTAAGGCTTCAGGAGTTTTCCAGTGCTTTGGAAAGTATTGATTCATTCTATCATAGTATATTTTTGCCTCTGCCTGCTCACCTTCTCTATAGTAGCCTTCTGCAATGAACATCATGGCAGAAGGCATAAAGACATAACTCAACGCTACTATCCCTATAGCCGCGGCAATTACACCAAGTAGATGTTTAACTTTAAATCTAATATGGCTTTTCATGAAAATATCACCCTTTTGCTTTTCTTAATTTATTAACGTTAAAAGGTCACTTAATTAATCCTTAACATTCAATTGAGCTTCCGAGATTTGCATCATCTCAATAATTTGATACTTTGGTTGTGGTATTTCACCTGGCAGCAATAATGAATTTATTAAAAATCCTGCCACTATTATCATGACTCCTGCGGCGGCTGAAACTGAAGCTACAGGTATGCAAATTTCCTTTTCCAAAAACGCACGAACTGGTGAAACTGGTTTGACATCATTTTTCATGGCTATTAGCTTTTCTTTAAAAAAATTATCAAGTTTAATATCAGTCATATTCTTTTGAAATAGATCTTTTATGTTTTCATCCAAATTTAAGTCATCTTTTATGCCCCTGTTACTCACTTAGTCCAGCCCCCTTTCTTTTAGTAAATCCTTCATTTGATTCCTGCCCCGTTGAAGCCTTGTCTTAACACCTGATTGACTAACATCGAGGATTTCTGCAATTTCTTTAATCTTCAGTTCTTCAAAATAATGAAGGTAAAGGACATCTCTATACTTTATTGGTAAGGAGAGCATTATTTCTCTTACTATAGACTGCTTTTCTTGCTTTTCATAATTATCTTGGGGTAAAGGTGCCGTATCAGTCGCATTTATCTCCCAGAAATATGCTATTTTTTGAAACAACTTAGGTCTGATTTTGTTTTTAGCTTTATTCAAAGTAATTCTAGTTAGCCAGGTGGATAGAGAGCTTTCTCCCCTGAAATTTTGAAGTTTCGCATATAGTGCTAAAAAGCTTTCTTGTACCACGTCTTCTGCTAGTTGTCTATCTCCCACTACCATGTATGCAAGGTGGAGAAGCTTTTCGCCATATGTATTGACCAGTTCCACATATGCTGTTTCATCACTTACTAATAATCTCTTTATAAGTTCCCCGGGGGCCCTAGTCATGACTCACGTCCTCTCCTTCACCCTATTAGACACATCTTTAATCAAAAAAGTCGCAAAAAAAATTAAAAGATAGCTTTATCTATAAACAGGATTCTTTATTCAGGTGGAGTTTTGACTCCATCTGAATATTAGAAACCGTTATCCAGGGGCTTAGTACCACTTATCTCCCACCTACGACCGTAGTTCTAGCATTGTGTTTTAGCAATGCGTAGAAATACTAGTGCAAAGCAAGAGGTGGGAGTCTTGGAGTGAAACTTGTCAACTTGTTGACATAGCTGAACCCATGCAAGGCTAGTGGTAGTTAGTCATCGGATAAAGTATAGTATAAGCTATCTTTTGCTACATTGTAATAGTAGTTATATTTGGATATAATTGTATTAGGTAAGATATAAATGATATTTAATTCACCTGAGGCCAAGGGGGGGTAAGACTTGAAAAGAATAATTGTTTTTTCTAATGGCTACTACAATAATATGAACTTTTATAGCGAACTAATTACATCAAATGACTATATTATTTGTGCAGATGGTGGAGCAAACTATGCACTTAGCATTGGGGTTAGACCAGATATGGTGGTTGGAGACCTTGATTCTATAGATAAGACAGTATATAAGCAACTTCTTGATCTTGGTACTACAATTGAAAAATACCCTTGTGAAAAGGATATGTCAGATTTAGAAATTGCTCTAGAAAAGGCAATAGAGTACCAACCAGAAGAAATAGTGATATTTGGTGCTCTAGGTAATCGCCTTGACCAAACATTAAATAACATCAACATCCTATTGTTGCCTCTACGAAATGATATTAAAGCATCAATTGTTGATGAATACCACCAGGTACAATTATTTAATAAAAAAATAACCATCAATGGAAACTCTGATGATTATCTTTCCCTTTACCCTTTGACTGAAGACGTTTCAGGTGTTACAACTGAGGGTTTAAAATTTCCTCTAAATGGAGAAATATTATATTTTGCATCTACTCGGGGGCTAAGCAATGAGTTCATTAACAATATGGCAACTATCACCATTGAAAAGGGTTTACTCCTAGTCATAAAGGTCAAAAGAACTTGGAAGAATTAGTTACCTTAAAGCTTCTAGCAATTCTTCCTTGTAGTTTATAAACTCTTTTGTTGTAACTATCTTTCTATCTCTAGGGCGTTGTATAAAAAGAGCTGAATTACCTATTTCACGGTAATCCAGCTTTTTTATCAGCAAATTGTTAATTGGACTTTTTCTATAGCCCAAGCTTCTCTTACTTTTTGCTTAGCAACTTTTAACTTAGGCAGTATAGACCATTATCGAAAGAGCCGGATTTTGTATAAGGATTCTAAATATATGTCTAAAGTTTATAATCTTATAAATAATTAGCGCACATCATCTTTTAATCCATAATACCCATTTGCCTCTTCAATAATATCACGTATTTTAGATTTCACACCTTCTGATAATGCCTCAGGCTTATGGTTCTCAAGAATGTACCTAGCCTTTTCATAGGCTCTTTCAGTAAAGTCTTTTCCACCATTAGCCAGCCATGTACTACGCATATTTCGATCAATTAATTTACTTTGAGATTGTTCTGCCTTATAATGACGGAAAGTATGAGCATGACTCATGAATTCACCAGCGGGCCCTACCTGACTGATGACATCCACTGCCAATGTTTCTTGATTAACCTCAATTCCGCCTATTACTTTTCTTATCATTTTAATCATTTCACAATCCATGACTATTTGAGCATAATCATATGTCAGTCCACCTTCAAGCATTCCAACTCCTAGAACTAGGTTAACCCCGCCCATTGCGGATAGAACGGAACTAACGGCTTTTTCATGGGCTGCTTGGGCATCAGGAACTTTGCTGTCTGACTATCCACCTGCGCCAAAACTGGGTATTAGATAATATTTAGCAAGTTCTGCCATTGCCACACTAAGCATTCCTAGTTCAGGAGCACCTACTGGTGCTGTAGCAATCCGCAAATCCATAATGGTACTGACAGCTCCGAATGTAACAGGGGCACCTTTATGTGTTAATTGATTTAATACAATACCACCTAGAACCTCTGCCCCTTGAGTAACAAGAGTTCCTGCTAAGGTTACAGGTGCACTAGCACCAGCCATGGCCATAGACACGATATTTACCGGTAAAACTGCTCTGGCTGCTTCAACAACAACATCAGACATTTCCGGTGTTAATTGTAAAGGGCTGGTAGGACAAACGGTAGCACTATAAATAGGTCTTTCTCTTAGCTTATCCATTCCTCCTTGAATAGCAGAAGCCATCTCTACAATTTTCTTGTAATTATATCCACTATTAGGTCCAATAAAACAATGCTTTGTAGTGTTATTAAAAATTGCTTCTGCGTTATGCAATGATTGCATTTGTCCTGGATATTCATCAGAACCAACTGCTCTGTTACAAATATCCATTTCTTCTATAGCATCACAAACTAGAGCAGCATTACCAACATCTTTTTTAGTAGTCTT
Proteins encoded in this region:
- a CDS encoding acetyl-coenzyme A synthetase, with the protein product MFLEELLREERSFSPPSNFTQQANIKSNSIYKSASEDVTTYWGKEADKLYWFKKWDKVLEWEPPFAKWFLNGKINVAYNCLDRHAEGPRRNKPAIIWEGEPGDSVTLTYKELTREVKRFANVLKNQGIKKGDRITLYMPMIPELTIAMLACTRLGAVHSIVFGGFSSQALAERINDCQSKLVITADGGYRRGGVIPLKHSVNTALENTPTVESVIVVGRIGDNALAAMQDGRDYWWHELMENSSEDCPAEEMDSEDMLFILYTSGTTGKPKGIVHTTGGYLTGVASTHKMVFDLKEDDIYWCTADIGWITGHSYIVYGPLANGATTVMYEGAPDWPEKDRFWDIIEKYKITIFYTAPTAVRSFMKWGSKWPEKKNLSSLRLLGTVGEPINPEAWMWYHKHIGGEKCPIVDTWWQTETGMILIAPLPGITSTKPGSATVPLPGIDAQIVDAAGNPVPKGTGGFLILKSPWPAMLRNIYGDTDRYIFQYWSRFENTYFTGDGAKIDEDGYFWIMGRIDDVINVAGHRIGTMEVESALVDHPAVAEAAVIGKNHEIKGQAVVAFITLREGFEDSAELAKAVKQHVVEKIGALARPENIFFTELPKTRSGKIMRRLLRDIAENRSLGDTTTLADTNVIEQLKLLQAN
- a CDS encoding trimethylamine methyltransferase translates to MLEGGLTYDYAQIVMDCEMIKMIRKVIGGIEVNQETLAVDVISQVGPAGEFMSHAHTFRHYKAEQSQSKLIDRNMRSTWLANGGKDFTERAYEKARYILENHKPEALSEGVKSKIRDIIEEANGYYGLKDDVR
- a CDS encoding trimethylamine methyltransferase; translated protein: MRRNCQVGFNRIAGFGLNLFSEDELYAIHCAILEILHYTGLKVESKEAQDIFYSNGCYVDRQKNIVKIPPHVVEDAIRSAPSTFFLAGRDPKNDYVVGDKGSAFFNFGEALNIYDPFTMEYRKTTKKDVGNAALVCDAIEEMDICNRAVGSDEYPGQMQSLHNAEAIFNNTTKHCFIGPNSGYNYKKIVEMASAIQGGMDKLRERPIYSATVCPTSPLQLTPEMSDVVVEAARAVLPVNIVSMAMAGASAPVTLAGTLVTQGAEVLGGIVLNQLTHKGAPVTFGAVSTIMDLRIATAPVGAPELGMLSVAMAELAKYYLIPSFGAGG